A single window of Qipengyuania sediminis DNA harbors:
- the addA gene encoding double-strand break repair helicase AddA produces MSGGKSFPLVGAQLGAVDPRDSVWLSASAGTGKTEVLSARVLRLLLEEGTEPGDILCLTFTKAGAAEMAVRVNARLASWVRMDDAALGRELAHVGASIDPATRDRARALFARVLDCPGGGLRIDTIHAFAQWLLGAFPGEAAILPGTRAIDDRERALLMDEVLTELIAGADAETLAAIEVMSLRHGPSGVRKWLMRCADAIELWEGPGGWQPPLRDRVTGLLGLASDVTLADCAALCGDDRFPMAALARAIAANRAWGTKTGLACAEVLERWRAGTADQRLADLDTFYGSLLTKEGAPKCLANLAKCDAEYEATVAEIAAGIEAAADLARLVALADFLTQQLAAGRRFALMWQAAKAREGLVDFDDLIRKAASLLQDRAMADWIRYKLDRRFDHILIDEAQDTNRAQWQIIDALTEEFFAGAGASNAQVRTIFTVGDTKQAIFGFQGTSPRNFLAARDRVDERMRGLVEASRSLRAKSQPRDLQTLDLDRSFRTAAPVLEFVDRAIAAIGYAQLGLDRPPPPHIGQDRPGVVGLWDLVIDGTSEPGEDEEEGEAAGWLARHDRMLADCIARQVKCWFDDGFPLVKNSARRAGPGDVMVLVRKRRELAALIVARLYAHGVPVAGVDRLRLGAPLAVQDLVAALRFAVQPLDDLTLASLLVSPLIGWSQEELLAHGYRPPGRRLWHHLREAKDATVAATVETLRAIMRRADYDSPQALLHWMLTGPMDGRRRLVARLGREANDPIDELLNAANAYASAHTASLQGFLRWFDAGANDPGAELKREADAGAGQVRVMTVHGSKGLQAPIVILADTAIAPDTPDELELAEVVLGRETGRRVPIPPLRKAERAGMLASAHAGATAELMEEHWRLLYVAMTRAEEALFIAGSLGPKQAGKGEAPPDSWYAKLRPLFEAKPLPSEIWGQERRWGALAPLPAAAPGAEASAVALPDWALQPAPVQPRLPRPLAPSGLGEADGADPPLPPEVTAAAARRGQLIHALLERLPQVPQGDRTARAAAWLARQAPELPDEDRAEIATRALGVLAAPEFAALFGPGSLAEVPLAALVGGQVIAGTADRLLVTAEAVTVCDFKTARRPPSTPGEVPPATLRQMAAYVAALEAIYPGRAVRAVVLYTQAPRLIALPPDVMEACKARFDAAEESFPLPQVD; encoded by the coding sequence GTGAGCGGCGGCAAGAGCTTCCCGCTGGTGGGCGCGCAACTGGGCGCAGTCGACCCGCGCGACAGCGTGTGGCTGTCCGCTTCGGCGGGGACGGGCAAGACCGAGGTGCTCTCCGCCCGTGTCCTGCGCCTGCTGCTGGAGGAGGGGACCGAGCCAGGCGATATCCTCTGTCTTACCTTCACCAAGGCGGGCGCGGCGGAAATGGCGGTGCGGGTCAACGCGCGTCTCGCAAGCTGGGTGCGGATGGATGACGCGGCGCTGGGCAGAGAGCTCGCGCATGTCGGCGCATCCATCGACCCCGCGACCCGCGACCGGGCCCGCGCCCTGTTCGCACGGGTGCTCGACTGCCCCGGCGGGGGACTCAGGATCGACACCATCCACGCCTTCGCGCAATGGCTGCTCGGCGCCTTTCCGGGAGAGGCGGCGATCCTGCCCGGCACCCGCGCGATCGACGACCGCGAGCGCGCGCTCCTGATGGACGAGGTGCTCACCGAACTGATCGCCGGTGCCGATGCCGAGACCCTTGCCGCGATCGAAGTCATGAGCCTGCGCCACGGCCCGTCCGGCGTGCGCAAATGGCTGATGCGCTGCGCGGACGCGATCGAGCTGTGGGAAGGGCCGGGGGGCTGGCAGCCGCCCTTGCGCGACCGGGTCACCGGCCTCCTCGGCCTTGCTTCCGATGTGACCTTGGCGGACTGCGCGGCGCTCTGCGGCGACGACCGTTTCCCGATGGCTGCGCTCGCCCGGGCGATCGCCGCAAACCGCGCTTGGGGCACCAAGACGGGACTCGCCTGCGCGGAGGTACTCGAGCGTTGGCGCGCAGGCACTGCGGACCAGCGTCTTGCCGATCTCGACACCTTCTACGGCTCGCTGCTGACCAAGGAAGGCGCACCTAAATGCCTCGCCAACCTCGCCAAATGCGATGCGGAATATGAGGCGACCGTCGCCGAGATCGCCGCGGGGATCGAGGCGGCTGCGGACCTCGCCCGGCTGGTTGCCCTGGCCGATTTCCTGACCCAACAGCTCGCCGCCGGGCGCCGCTTCGCGCTGATGTGGCAGGCGGCGAAGGCACGCGAGGGGCTGGTCGATTTCGATGACCTGATCCGCAAGGCCGCATCGCTCTTGCAAGACCGGGCGATGGCGGACTGGATCCGCTACAAGCTCGACCGCCGCTTCGATCACATCCTGATCGACGAGGCGCAGGACACCAATCGCGCGCAATGGCAGATCATTGACGCGCTGACCGAGGAATTCTTTGCCGGGGCAGGCGCGTCGAACGCGCAAGTCCGCACAATCTTTACTGTCGGGGATACCAAGCAGGCGATCTTCGGCTTTCAGGGCACCAGCCCCCGCAATTTCCTCGCCGCGCGCGACCGGGTGGACGAACGGATGCGCGGGCTGGTGGAGGCGAGCCGCAGCCTGCGGGCAAAATCCCAACCGCGCGATTTGCAAACACTCGATCTGGACCGCTCCTTCCGCACCGCGGCGCCGGTGCTAGAATTTGTCGATCGGGCAATCGCCGCGATCGGCTACGCGCAGCTGGGGCTCGACCGGCCGCCGCCGCCGCATATCGGCCAGGACAGGCCGGGGGTGGTGGGGCTTTGGGACCTCGTGATCGACGGCACGAGCGAGCCGGGCGAGGACGAGGAGGAGGGAGAGGCCGCAGGCTGGCTCGCGCGCCACGATCGGATGCTCGCCGATTGCATCGCCCGGCAGGTGAAGTGCTGGTTCGACGACGGCTTCCCCCTGGTCAAGAACAGCGCCCGTCGCGCCGGGCCCGGCGACGTAATGGTGCTGGTGCGAAAGCGCCGCGAGCTGGCGGCGCTGATCGTCGCGCGGCTATATGCTCATGGCGTGCCGGTCGCCGGGGTGGACCGGCTGCGATTGGGCGCGCCGCTAGCGGTGCAGGACCTTGTCGCGGCGCTGCGCTTCGCCGTGCAACCGCTCGACGATCTCACACTCGCCAGCCTGCTGGTGTCGCCGCTGATCGGGTGGAGCCAGGAGGAGCTGCTCGCCCACGGCTACCGCCCGCCGGGGCGGCGGCTATGGCATCATCTGCGCGAGGCGAAGGACGCCACGGTCGCCGCCACGGTCGAGACTCTGCGCGCAATCATGCGCCGCGCGGATTACGACAGCCCGCAGGCGCTGCTGCACTGGATGCTGACCGGGCCGATGGACGGACGGCGGCGGCTCGTGGCGCGGCTGGGGCGCGAGGCCAATGATCCGATCGACGAGCTTCTGAACGCCGCCAACGCCTATGCCAGCGCGCATACCGCGAGCCTGCAGGGCTTCCTGCGCTGGTTCGACGCGGGTGCGAACGATCCCGGCGCGGAGCTGAAGCGCGAGGCCGATGCCGGCGCGGGCCAGGTACGGGTGATGACCGTGCATGGTTCCAAGGGTCTCCAGGCGCCGATCGTGATCCTGGCTGATACCGCCATCGCCCCCGATACGCCAGACGAGCTCGAGCTTGCCGAGGTGGTGCTCGGCCGCGAGACCGGGCGGAGGGTTCCCATACCGCCGCTGCGCAAGGCGGAGCGCGCCGGCATGCTCGCGTCCGCGCACGCCGGTGCCACAGCAGAGCTGATGGAGGAGCACTGGCGGCTGCTCTATGTGGCCATGACGCGCGCGGAGGAGGCGCTGTTTATTGCCGGCTCGCTGGGGCCGAAGCAGGCGGGAAAGGGCGAGGCGCCGCCCGACAGCTGGTATGCGAAGCTGCGGCCGCTGTTCGAGGCAAAGCCGCTGCCCAGCGAAATCTGGGGACAGGAACGCCGTTGGGGCGCGCTGGCGCCGCTACCGGCCGCCGCCCCGGGGGCGGAGGCCAGCGCGGTCGCTCTTCCCGATTGGGCCCTTCAACCCGCGCCTGTGCAGCCGCGCTTGCCGCGCCCGCTCGCCCCCTCGGGACTGGGCGAAGCGGATGGCGCCGATCCGCCGCTGCCGCCCGAGGTGACCGCGGCGGCGGCGCGGCGCGGGCAGCTCATCCACGCTCTGCTCGAACGCCTGCCGCAGGTACCCCAGGGCGACCGTACTGCCCGCGCCGCCGCCTGGCTCGCGCGGCAGGCACCCGAATTGCCGGACGAAGACCGCGCCGAAATCGCGACGCGGGCGCTGGGGGTGCTGGCCGCCCCCGAGTTCGCCGCGCTGTTCGGCCCAGGTTCGCTCGCCGAGGTCCCGCTCGCCGCGCTGGTGGGGGGCCAGGTGATTGCAGGGACGGCGGACCGGCTGCTGGTGACCGCGGAGGCGGTGACGGTGTGCGACTTCAAGACCGCGCGTCGCCCCCCCTCCACGCCAGGCGAGGTTCCGCCCGCGACGCTCCGCCAGATGGCCGCCTATGTCGCCGCGCTCGAGGCGATCTATCCCGGGCGGGCGGTGCGGGCGGTCGTCCTCTACACGCAAGCCCCCCGCCTCATCGCGCTGCCGCCCGACGTCATGGAGGCATGCAAGGCCCGCTTCGACGCGGCCGAGGAAAGCTTTCCCCTGCCACAGGTTGATTGA
- a CDS encoding nucleotidyltransferase family protein — protein MSLASDTAMVMAAGLGKRMRPLTASTPKPLVRVAGRALIDHALDRMAEAGISRAVVNVHYLADALEAHVLARAAPRVTISCERDRLLETGGGMVKAAREGLLPDPFFCVNADSVWLDGPRSGFADLSAHWDAARMDALLLLVPHARARNFAGPGDFTMDPVGRLKRRLPGRVAPYIYTGIQIVGHHLLRDAPEGAFSTNILWDRAIGEGRLFGTVFTGEWLEVGEPHHVGLTEAHLAGG, from the coding sequence ATGAGTCTCGCCAGCGACACGGCGATGGTAATGGCGGCGGGGCTGGGCAAGCGGATGCGTCCGCTGACAGCCAGCACCCCCAAGCCGCTGGTGCGGGTCGCCGGGCGCGCGCTGATCGACCATGCGCTCGACCGTATGGCGGAGGCGGGAATTTCGCGCGCTGTCGTGAATGTCCACTACCTCGCCGACGCGCTCGAAGCGCATGTGCTCGCGCGCGCGGCACCGCGCGTGACGATCTCGTGCGAACGCGATCGGCTGCTGGAGACCGGCGGCGGCATGGTCAAGGCGGCGCGGGAAGGGCTGCTGCCCGATCCGTTCTTCTGTGTGAACGCCGACAGCGTCTGGCTAGACGGGCCGCGATCGGGCTTCGCCGACCTATCGGCCCACTGGGATGCGGCGCGGATGGACGCTCTGCTGCTGCTCGTCCCCCATGCCCGCGCGCGCAATTTTGCCGGGCCCGGAGATTTTACCATGGACCCCGTCGGGCGGCTCAAGCGCCGCCTGCCGGGGCGGGTCGCGCCCTATATCTACACGGGCATCCAGATCGTCGGCCATCACCTGCTGCGTGACGCGCCGGAGGGTGCCTTCTCGACCAATATCCTGTGGGACCGCGCGATCGGCGAAGGGCGGCTGTTCGGCACGGTCTTCACCGGCGAATGGCTGGAGGTGGGCGAGCCGCATCACGTCGGGTTGACGGAAGCGCACCTCGCCGGTGGCTGA
- the addB gene encoding double-strand break repair protein AddB yields MADRSGPKVYSIAPHRGFADALVAGLVPRYREPGFGLARLTLLLPSTRARRTLTEAFIRHFGANEGEGGLLLPRMAVVGDLDLDEALGPLLDPLGAEDIPRAVAPMDRWLALARVLEEEMGEDAPKGATLYRLARETAATMDRLLAEEIAPEELIGERVKDLLGDLADHWQRSLVTFARVQQRWLHKLTDRNAVDTATRRNLLFRHAARAWRAAPPAMPIVAAGVTSAAPSIAALLRTISDLPQGAVVLPDLDLTMEDAVWEELGCAGAAPERGAPPFAKGDAVSHPQYHLKLLLNRMGVNRAEVQPWHRRGEAAAPPARARAISSLFMPPQASRRWAELPADKRRLAGVRIMQSRTPEEEAQATALLVREALEVPGKRVAIVTPDRPLARRIVAHLARWGIAADDTAGRPLSQTAAGRLLLLAAEVAASGPAPVALTALLTHPLAAGGIDRRVWLEHTRTLELALRGPRPRAGLATLRRIAAKAGARAPGFDEWWRTVDPLLESLAASEDEPLLGEAVARLTRASEALAGETLWAREDGRALARFVEELGLAADAAGTRVAAGQLDIVLRDAMEEIAVRPAYGADSRVAIYGLLESRMTRAELVVACGLNEGTWPARAGADALLAPPVLRALGVPGADFRSGLSAHDLAGAMGAPEVVLSRAARDESGPAIPSRFLLRVQALLGDLLPQHEEKRAVVLARALADAPRSPPYPRPEPCPAQEQRDVAISATALDRLLGDPYQFYAQAILQLRELEGIDADPGPAWQGQTVHTILERWHAAAKADPGAQIAPIMDAVMEEANANPLLRALWEPRLMAALGWATEAVRRGDREVLAVEIKGEMERQGVRIHGRADRIDRLPDGGLGIVDYKTGKPPSAKQVAQGFALQLGVLGLIAEAGGFPGVVGNPEAFEYWSLAKSDKSPTGFGFTASPVGKLIAAEDFLPLAARKLDHALATYIKGAEPFRARQKPDYPGYATYDQLMRLAEWLPHEGGGEGG; encoded by the coding sequence GTGGCTGATCGCAGCGGCCCCAAGGTCTATTCGATCGCGCCGCATCGCGGCTTTGCCGATGCGCTCGTCGCAGGGCTGGTGCCGCGTTATCGCGAGCCCGGCTTCGGCCTCGCCCGGCTGACGCTGCTGCTGCCGAGCACGCGCGCGCGCCGCACCCTGACCGAGGCCTTCATCCGCCACTTCGGCGCGAACGAGGGCGAGGGCGGCTTGCTGCTGCCGCGCATGGCGGTGGTGGGCGACCTCGATCTCGACGAAGCGCTGGGACCCCTGCTCGATCCGCTTGGGGCGGAGGACATTCCGCGCGCGGTTGCGCCAATGGACCGCTGGCTGGCGCTGGCCCGGGTGCTGGAGGAGGAAATGGGCGAGGATGCGCCCAAGGGTGCGACCCTTTACCGCCTCGCGCGCGAAACTGCCGCGACCATGGACCGGCTGCTCGCCGAAGAGATCGCGCCGGAAGAGCTGATCGGCGAGCGAGTGAAGGACTTGCTTGGCGATCTTGCGGATCATTGGCAGCGCTCGCTCGTCACCTTCGCGCGGGTGCAGCAGCGCTGGCTGCACAAGCTCACAGACCGCAACGCGGTCGATACCGCCACCCGGCGCAATCTCCTGTTTCGCCATGCAGCAAGGGCCTGGCGCGCGGCGCCGCCCGCAATGCCGATCGTCGCTGCCGGAGTCACCAGCGCCGCGCCCTCAATCGCAGCTTTGCTGCGCACCATCAGCGATCTGCCGCAGGGCGCCGTGGTGCTGCCCGATCTCGACCTTACGATGGAGGATGCGGTCTGGGAGGAGCTAGGCTGCGCGGGCGCCGCGCCCGAGCGGGGAGCACCGCCCTTCGCCAAGGGCGACGCGGTCAGCCACCCGCAATACCATCTGAAGCTGCTGCTCAACCGCATGGGGGTGAACCGCGCCGAGGTGCAGCCATGGCATCGCCGCGGCGAGGCGGCTGCCCCGCCAGCGCGCGCCCGGGCAATCAGTTCGCTGTTCATGCCGCCGCAGGCGAGCCGGCGCTGGGCCGAGCTTCCCGCCGACAAGCGGCGGCTGGCGGGCGTCCGCATCATGCAGAGCCGCACGCCCGAAGAGGAAGCGCAGGCCACCGCGCTGCTGGTGCGGGAGGCCTTGGAGGTGCCGGGAAAACGCGTCGCCATCGTGACGCCCGACCGGCCGCTCGCCCGCCGTATCGTCGCCCACCTCGCGCGTTGGGGCATCGCGGCGGACGATACCGCGGGGCGCCCGCTCTCGCAGACCGCCGCCGGCCGCTTGCTGCTGCTGGCCGCCGAGGTCGCGGCGAGTGGCCCCGCGCCGGTTGCGCTGACTGCGCTCCTCACCCATCCCCTGGCGGCGGGCGGTATCGACCGCCGCGTCTGGCTCGAACACACGCGCACGCTGGAGCTGGCGCTGCGCGGACCGCGCCCGCGCGCGGGGCTGGCGACGCTGCGCCGGATCGCGGCGAAAGCGGGCGCGAGAGCGCCGGGCTTCGACGAGTGGTGGCGCACCGTCGATCCGCTGCTGGAGAGCCTTGCCGCGAGCGAGGACGAGCCGCTGCTGGGCGAGGCGGTGGCGCGGCTTACCCGCGCGTCCGAGGCGCTTGCGGGCGAGACGTTGTGGGCGCGCGAGGACGGCCGCGCGCTGGCCCGCTTCGTCGAGGAACTGGGCCTGGCCGCGGACGCTGCAGGCACGAGGGTGGCGGCGGGCCAGCTCGACATCGTGCTGCGCGATGCGATGGAGGAAATCGCGGTCCGCCCCGCTTATGGTGCCGATAGCCGCGTCGCGATCTACGGCCTCCTCGAATCGCGCATGACGCGCGCGGAGCTTGTCGTCGCCTGCGGGCTTAACGAAGGCACCTGGCCGGCCCGGGCAGGCGCCGATGCACTGCTCGCCCCGCCGGTGCTGCGCGCGCTGGGCGTGCCCGGGGCCGATTTCCGCAGCGGGCTCTCCGCGCATGATCTTGCAGGCGCCATGGGCGCGCCCGAGGTGGTGCTGAGCAGGGCCGCCCGAGACGAGAGCGGGCCAGCTATTCCCTCGCGCTTCCTTCTGCGGGTGCAGGCGCTGCTCGGCGATCTGCTGCCGCAGCACGAGGAGAAACGCGCGGTCGTGCTTGCCCGCGCGCTTGCAGATGCGCCGCGCAGCCCGCCCTATCCCCGGCCCGAGCCGTGCCCGGCGCAAGAGCAGCGCGATGTCGCCATCTCCGCCACCGCGCTTGATCGCCTGCTCGGCGATCCCTATCAGTTCTATGCTCAGGCAATCCTTCAGCTTCGCGAGCTCGAGGGGATCGATGCCGACCCGGGTCCTGCCTGGCAGGGGCAGACGGTGCACACCATCCTCGAACGCTGGCACGCGGCGGCGAAGGCCGATCCGGGGGCGCAGATTGCGCCGATCATGGATGCGGTGATGGAGGAGGCGAACGCCAATCCGCTGCTGCGCGCGCTATGGGAACCGCGCCTCATGGCGGCGCTCGGCTGGGCGACGGAGGCGGTGCGCCGGGGCGACCGCGAGGTGCTGGCGGTCGAGATCAAGGGCGAGATGGAGCGCCAGGGCGTGCGCATCCACGGCCGCGCCGACCGCATCGACCGCCTGCCGGACGGAGGGCTCGGCATCGTCGACTACAAGACCGGCAAGCCCCCCTCGGCAAAGCAGGTCGCGCAGGGATTCGCGCTACAACTCGGGGTGCTGGGCTTGATTGCGGAGGCGGGCGGATTTCCTGGCGTCGTCGGCAATCCGGAGGCCTTCGAATATTGGTCGCTCGCAAAATCGGACAAGAGCCCGACCGGCTTCGGATTCACCGCCTCGCCCGTGGGGAAATTGATCGCGGCGGAGGACTTCCTGCCGCTCGCGGCGCGCAAGCTCGACCACGCGTTGGCCACCTATATCAAGGGCGCCGAGCCCTTTCGCGCGCGGCAGAAGCCTGACTATCCGGGCTATGCAACCTATGATCAGCTGATGCGGCTTGCCGAATGGCTGCCGCATGAGGGCGGGGGCGAAGGCGGGTGA
- the trxA gene encoding thioredoxin produces the protein MATFAVTDASFQSDVLDAETPVLVDFWADWCGPCKMIAPALEELSEELAGRVTIAKMDIMENPEVPGKMGVQSIPYLVLFKDGQPTANMRGAAPKGQLKSWLEGAL, from the coding sequence ATGGCCACTTTCGCCGTCACCGATGCCAGCTTCCAGTCCGACGTGCTCGACGCCGAAACGCCGGTCCTGGTCGACTTCTGGGCGGACTGGTGCGGGCCGTGCAAGATGATCGCTCCGGCGCTCGAGGAATTGAGCGAGGAGCTCGCGGGCCGGGTGACCATCGCCAAGATGGACATCATGGAAAACCCCGAAGTGCCCGGCAAGATGGGGGTGCAGTCGATTCCCTATCTGGTGCTGTTCAAGGACGGCCAGCCGACCGCCAACATGCGCGGCGCGGCGCCGAAGGGGCAGCTCAAGAGCTGGCTCGAAGGGGCGCTGTAA